In the genome of Salinirussus salinus, one region contains:
- a CDS encoding MFS transporter: MARERAEPSGPLDAFRQFFALQRDVLVLSLAMFAFSLAFQMTSRFLPRYIELLGASGFVVGLFGTASNVVSAVYPYPGGAISDRVGSRTALTLFGLLATAGFAVWLVAPTVGPLSVAGLTVEPWVWVFVGLLLAQAWKSLGLGATFAVVKQATEPSRLAAGFASTETFRRTAFLLGPALATVLIGLSPVFTTSFRYVLAAAVLFGAVGTVVQHLLYDASSDTVGDSFAGLEGVRRDLREMPPPLRPLLVGDTLVRFANGMVYVFFILVVTDLYAVGLETTLSVGGFSYALELSPEAFFGLLLSLEMAVALLVMAPAAKAAERVGLKPVVALGFAVYAVFPVVLIAAPATPLAMALVFAFSGLRFAGLPSHKALVVGPAEADAGGRVTGTYYLLRNTVVIPSAALGGYLWDFVSPEVAFGLAAAIGLVGTGYFLVFGEEFEAYR, from the coding sequence ATGGCACGGGAGCGGGCCGAACCCTCGGGACCACTCGACGCCTTTCGACAGTTCTTCGCGCTCCAGCGGGACGTGCTCGTGCTGTCACTTGCGATGTTCGCCTTCAGCCTCGCCTTCCAGATGACCAGCCGCTTTCTCCCGCGGTACATCGAGTTGCTGGGCGCGTCGGGCTTCGTCGTCGGCCTGTTCGGGACGGCGAGCAACGTCGTCTCGGCGGTCTACCCCTACCCCGGCGGTGCCATCTCCGACCGGGTCGGCTCGCGGACGGCACTGACGCTCTTCGGCCTGCTCGCCACCGCCGGCTTCGCGGTCTGGCTCGTCGCCCCGACGGTCGGGCCGCTCTCGGTCGCCGGCCTGACCGTCGAGCCGTGGGTCTGGGTGTTCGTCGGCCTCCTGCTCGCCCAGGCCTGGAAATCCCTGGGGCTCGGGGCGACGTTCGCGGTCGTGAAGCAGGCCACCGAGCCCTCCCGGCTCGCGGCCGGCTTCGCGAGCACCGAGACCTTCCGCCGGACCGCCTTCCTTCTGGGGCCGGCGCTGGCGACGGTCCTCATCGGCCTCAGCCCCGTCTTCACGACGAGCTTCCGGTACGTGCTCGCTGCGGCAGTCCTGTTCGGCGCGGTCGGGACCGTCGTCCAGCACCTGCTGTACGACGCCAGTTCGGACACCGTCGGCGACTCGTTTGCGGGCCTCGAGGGGGTCCGCCGGGACCTCCGGGAGATGCCCCCACCGCTCCGTCCGCTTCTGGTCGGCGACACGCTGGTCCGCTTCGCCAACGGGATGGTCTACGTCTTCTTCATCCTCGTCGTCACGGACCTCTACGCCGTGGGCCTGGAGACGACCCTCTCGGTCGGCGGCTTTTCGTACGCGCTGGAGCTCTCGCCGGAGGCCTTCTTCGGGCTGCTGCTCTCCCTGGAGATGGCCGTCGCCCTGCTGGTGATGGCTCCCGCCGCGAAGGCCGCCGAGCGAGTCGGGCTCAAGCCCGTCGTCGCGCTGGGATTCGCCGTCTACGCTGTCTTCCCCGTGGTGCTGATCGCCGCCCCCGCGACCCCGCTCGCGATGGCGCTCGTCTTCGCGTTCTCGGGGCTGCGCTTCGCCGGCCTGCCCTCCCACAAGGCGCTGGTCGTCGGCCCCGCAGAAGCCGACGCCGGCGGCCGGGTCACGGGCACCTACTACCTCCTGCGGAACACCGTCGTCATCCCCAGCGCCGCCCTCGGGGGGTATCTCTGGGACTTCGTGAGCCCCGAGGTCGCCTTCGGGCTCGCGGCCGCCATCGGCCTCGTCGGGACCGGCTACTTCCTCGTCTTCGGCGAGGAGTTCGAGGCCTACCGGTAA
- a CDS encoding arylamine N-acetyltransferase family protein — protein sequence MDAARYLRRVGVDPEGVTTDLESLHRLQRAHVETVPFENLSIVGDPFAEGRGEGVTLDPDALYEKVVGRERGGYCFELNGLFHGLLRAVGFEADRVAACVLNEDGSVGTPANHHTNIVDLDRRYVVDVGLAVPPLRRPLPLAGGVRTDRAGVDWRVVDSDRPDAGYLTQFRKPGGEWTDRYVLQERPRELSYFRASCDYLSRAPESPFTGDPVVTVGTGEGYKKLDHETLTVYREGTETERAVPEAEWHDTLAAEFGLRVNGAE from the coding sequence ATGGACGCGGCACGCTACCTCCGGCGGGTCGGCGTCGACCCCGAGGGGGTGACCACCGACCTCGAGAGTCTCCACCGGCTCCAGCGGGCCCACGTCGAGACCGTCCCCTTCGAGAACCTCTCGATCGTCGGCGACCCCTTCGCCGAGGGGCGCGGCGAGGGGGTCACTCTCGACCCCGACGCGCTCTACGAGAAGGTCGTCGGCCGCGAGCGCGGCGGCTACTGCTTCGAACTCAACGGGCTGTTTCACGGCCTCCTGCGCGCGGTGGGGTTCGAGGCCGACCGGGTCGCCGCCTGCGTGCTCAACGAGGACGGGAGCGTCGGCACGCCAGCGAACCACCACACCAACATCGTCGACCTCGACCGGCGCTACGTCGTGGACGTGGGGCTCGCGGTCCCGCCGCTGCGCCGGCCGCTGCCGCTTGCTGGCGGAGTACGAACCGACCGGGCGGGGGTCGACTGGCGGGTCGTCGACAGCGACCGCCCCGACGCGGGCTACCTGACACAGTTCCGCAAACCCGGCGGGGAGTGGACCGACCGGTACGTCCTCCAGGAGCGGCCCCGCGAGCTCTCCTATTTCCGGGCCTCCTGTGACTACCTCTCGAGGGCTCCCGAATCGCCGTTCACCGGCGACCCGGTCGTCACCGTCGGGACCGGGGAAGGGTACAAGAAACTCGACCACGAGACGCTGACGGTCTACCGGGAGGGTACGGAGACCGAGCGCGCCGTCCCGGAAGCGGAGTGGCACGACACCCTGGCCGCGGAGTTCGGGCTGCGGGTCAACGGCGCGGAGTGA
- a CDS encoding alanyl-tRNA editing protein codes for MTELLYLPDADGITEFEATVTEATEEYIVLDGTYFYPEGGGQPADRGTLSWGGGEATVRDVRKNHGDVRHYLDTLEGTLPEEGETVAGEVDAERRETLRRMHTAQHVVSRVVLAEFDATTAGNQIHEDRSRIDFEPADFDDADLETIETETNAVLDRDLAVSKAERPREEVEQETPEGRTQLDLIPDHVDPLRVVEIEEFDICPCGGTHVDRLGEVGHISILDRTSKGADVERIEFELVDA; via the coding sequence ATGACGGAGCTGCTGTACCTGCCCGACGCCGACGGCATCACGGAGTTCGAGGCGACAGTCACGGAGGCGACCGAGGAGTACATCGTTCTCGACGGGACCTACTTCTACCCCGAGGGCGGCGGCCAGCCCGCCGACCGCGGCACGCTCTCCTGGGGCGGCGGCGAGGCCACCGTGCGCGACGTCCGGAAGAATCACGGCGACGTCCGCCACTACCTCGATACCCTCGAGGGCACGCTCCCCGAGGAGGGCGAGACGGTCGCCGGGGAAGTCGACGCCGAGCGCCGCGAGACACTCCGGCGGATGCACACCGCCCAGCACGTCGTCTCCCGGGTCGTCCTCGCGGAGTTCGACGCCACCACCGCGGGCAACCAGATCCACGAGGACCGCTCGCGGATCGACTTCGAGCCCGCCGACTTCGACGACGCCGACCTGGAGACTATCGAGACCGAGACCAACGCCGTCCTCGACCGCGACCTGGCGGTCTCGAAGGCCGAGCGCCCTCGCGAGGAAGTGGAGCAAGAGACACCCGAGGGCCGCACCCAGCTGGACCTCATTCCGGACCACGTCGACCCGCTCCGGGTGGTCGAGATCGAGGAGTTCGACATCTGCCCCTGCGGCGGGACCCACGTCGACCGGCTTGGCGAGGTCGGGCACATCTCGATTCTCGACCGGACATCCAAGGGCGCCGACGTCGAGCGCATCGAGTTCGAGCTCGTCGACGCCTGA
- a CDS encoding alpha/beta hydrolase family protein produces the protein MPTRHAIPVADGERVVAVHHAPDGRDGSPGAGADGSPWLVFCHGFLSDKSGSYEGRCERATQEGYHAIRFDFRGCGEADGDFVDQTLSAKVADLRAVLAHFDPDSAVLFGSSFGGKVAFHTAAELAVDSGPGAEVNDVAIEAIATRAPVTYNRTFAEARREVEREGSLTFETGQTIDGRFFEDLADHPFADAVAAVDCPVLVVHGTEDESIDIADSFEAAAALETDVLLEKVQGEGHRFSEAGERRLRTRLFDWLATV, from the coding sequence ATGCCGACCCGACACGCCATCCCGGTCGCCGACGGTGAACGGGTGGTGGCCGTCCACCACGCGCCCGACGGTCGTGACGGCTCGCCCGGTGCAGGTGCGGACGGCTCGCCCTGGCTCGTCTTCTGTCACGGCTTTCTCAGCGACAAATCCGGCAGCTACGAGGGCCGGTGCGAGCGGGCAACTCAGGAGGGGTACCACGCCATCCGTTTCGATTTCCGGGGCTGTGGCGAGGCCGACGGCGACTTCGTCGACCAGACGCTCTCGGCCAAGGTGGCGGACCTGCGAGCGGTGCTCGCGCACTTCGACCCCGACTCGGCAGTGCTGTTCGGCTCCAGCTTCGGCGGGAAGGTGGCCTTCCACACGGCGGCGGAGCTGGCAGTCGACAGCGGCCCCGGTGCGGAGGTCAACGACGTGGCTATCGAGGCCATCGCCACCCGTGCGCCCGTGACGTACAACCGCACCTTCGCGGAGGCCCGCCGCGAGGTCGAGCGGGAGGGCTCGCTCACCTTCGAGACGGGACAGACCATCGACGGCCGCTTCTTCGAGGACCTCGCCGACCACCCCTTCGCGGACGCGGTCGCGGCCGTGGACTGCCCGGTTCTGGTAGTCCACGGGACAGAGGACGAGTCGATCGACATCGCCGATAGCTTCGAGGCCGCGGCAGCGCTGGAGACTGACGTGTTGCTGGAGAAAGTGCAGGGGGAAGGACACCGGTTCTCCGAGGCGGGCGAGCGGCGGCTTCGGACGCGGTTGTTCGACTGGCTGGCGACGGTGTAG
- a CDS encoding SDR family NAD(P)-dependent oxidoreductase gives MSVLDRFRLDGETAVVTGGNRGIGYAIAEGLAEVGANVVVANRDAEAGRAAATDIAESTGAETLAVPADVTDEAAVEALVAETAAEFGGVDVLVNNAGTSSTGPAEEMAVEEFRRTLEVNTTGAFLCSKHAAREMKEGDGGSIINVSSMSAFMANYPQHQAGYQSSKAALEGMKYQLASEWAEYGIRVNNINPGYVETEMLPPEEMRPPQWREETLLDRLADPEEIAPLAVYLASEASSYVTGTSVLIDGGYLVR, from the coding sequence ATGTCAGTGCTGGACCGGTTCAGGCTCGACGGGGAGACGGCGGTCGTCACGGGTGGCAACCGCGGGATCGGCTACGCCATCGCCGAGGGGCTGGCGGAGGTCGGCGCGAACGTCGTCGTCGCGAACCGCGACGCGGAGGCCGGCCGGGCGGCGGCCACGGACATCGCCGAGTCGACCGGCGCAGAGACCCTCGCCGTCCCGGCCGACGTGACCGACGAGGCAGCCGTCGAGGCCCTGGTCGCCGAGACCGCCGCGGAGTTCGGCGGCGTGGACGTGCTCGTGAACAACGCCGGCACCTCCTCCACCGGCCCGGCCGAGGAGATGGCCGTCGAGGAGTTCCGGCGGACACTCGAGGTCAACACCACAGGCGCCTTCCTCTGTTCGAAACACGCCGCCCGCGAAATGAAGGAGGGCGACGGCGGCTCCATCATCAACGTCTCATCGATGTCTGCGTTTATGGCGAACTACCCCCAACACCAGGCCGGCTACCAGTCCTCGAAGGCTGCCCTCGAAGGCATGAAATACCAGCTCGCCTCCGAGTGGGCCGAGTACGGGATCCGCGTCAACAACATCAACCCCGGCTACGTCGAGACGGAGATGCTCCCGCCCGAGGAGATGCGCCCGCCGCAGTGGCGCGAGGAGACGCTACTCGACCGTCTCGCCGACCCGGAAGAGATCGCGCCGCTCGCGGTCTACCTCGCCTCCGAGGCCTCCTCCTACGTGACCGGGACATCGGTGCTCATCGACGGCGGCTACCTCGTCCGGTAG
- a CDS encoding protein-tyrosine phosphatase family protein, whose translation MNAANFGPLAEDEPVCGACRPGHLGADLEHWTGLLRGSGVSTVVCLLSEGESKRWGLPDAYGDRFETAHLPIQDRHLPDPDRLAETVDFLDRAAENGRVAVHCNAGLGRTGVVGAAWLARQGYAPREAVEAVESAPAPRAPREAVREGNATEADLYDLLTTV comes from the coding sequence GTGAACGCCGCGAACTTCGGGCCGCTCGCGGAGGACGAGCCGGTCTGTGGCGCCTGCCGGCCGGGTCACCTCGGCGCCGACCTGGAGCACTGGACGGGACTGTTGCGCGGGAGCGGCGTCTCGACGGTCGTCTGCCTGCTCTCGGAGGGCGAGAGCAAGCGCTGGGGGCTGCCCGACGCCTACGGCGACCGCTTCGAGACCGCACACCTCCCCATCCAGGACCGCCACCTCCCCGACCCCGACCGGCTCGCGGAGACGGTCGACTTCCTCGACCGGGCGGCCGAGAACGGCCGGGTCGCCGTCCACTGCAACGCCGGCCTCGGCCGGACCGGCGTGGTGGGCGCGGCCTGGCTCGCCCGGCAGGGGTACGCACCACGGGAAGCCGTCGAGGCCGTCGAGAGTGCACCGGCCCCGCGCGCGCCACGGGAGGCCGTCCGGGAGGGCAACGCGACCGAGGCCGACCTCTACGACCTGTTGACGACGGTCTGA
- a CDS encoding adaptin protein has product MVTPRSRPTPPETVLCFDRDWTVSVNPHPEKEVVPLSWVKHFAHERPDVDVWATGNQRLRVEAAVPGVEAAKEMRADLRTPEVDSTIVDPVTGQDVSRPETSPSRRDRLRLVQSVYTDHTDAVEHFVVVDDVDLTDLEPEGWTHYHSWDFVPAAEAGETPVAAPDSTPFTDTPAPRATEERDIHPAAFDPRELE; this is encoded by the coding sequence ATGGTCACACCCAGGTCCCGACCCACACCCCCCGAAACGGTCCTCTGTTTCGACCGCGACTGGACCGTCTCGGTCAACCCCCACCCCGAGAAGGAGGTGGTCCCGCTGTCGTGGGTGAAACACTTCGCCCACGAGCGTCCGGACGTTGACGTCTGGGCGACCGGCAACCAGCGCCTGCGGGTGGAGGCCGCCGTCCCGGGCGTGGAGGCCGCCAAGGAGATGCGGGCAGACCTCCGGACGCCCGAGGTCGACAGCACCATCGTCGACCCGGTGACGGGGCAGGACGTCTCCCGGCCGGAGACCAGCCCCAGCCGCCGGGACCGGCTGCGGCTGGTCCAGTCGGTCTACACGGACCACACCGACGCGGTCGAGCACTTCGTCGTCGTCGACGACGTCGACCTCACCGACCTCGAGCCCGAGGGATGGACCCACTACCACTCCTGGGACTTCGTCCCCGCGGCGGAGGCGGGGGAGACGCCGGTCGCCGCCCCCGACTCGACGCCGTTTACCGACACGCCGGCCCCGCGGGCCACCGAGGAGCGCGATATCCACCCGGCAGCGTTCGACCCGCGGGAACTGGAGTGA
- a CDS encoding NAD(P)-dependent oxidoreductase, with translation MPDVLVVSSSSHPVEVETFADALGPDYTISELELPPGTLHVRADDELSAALDGKAGVFLRAGEVTETVIESADDLDVIAVHGSGYDHIDLEAATRNGVVVVHNPEGPGPAVVEHTVGMMVTLLRGWPDRLERTSEGEWSREPVLELGQRTVGVVGLGFVGSRVARAVSETFGADVLGYDPYVTGDLETGRWPRVTQAEMEAAGVDFVGREELFERAELVTLHTPLTERTEGMVGPAELDALAGDYLVNTGRGKVVDQAALQEAMAEDLLAGVALDVLAEEPPGEDEPLLSHPDVHVTPHIASATDGYPPRAARAGAEKIKAVLAGERPDTVVNPDL, from the coding sequence ATGCCCGACGTACTCGTCGTCTCCAGTTCCTCTCACCCCGTCGAGGTGGAGACGTTCGCAGACGCGCTCGGCCCCGACTACACGATTTCGGAACTCGAACTCCCGCCGGGGACGCTGCACGTCCGCGCGGACGACGAACTGTCGGCTGCGCTCGACGGCAAAGCGGGCGTCTTCCTGCGCGCTGGCGAGGTCACGGAGACAGTCATCGAATCGGCCGACGACCTCGACGTTATTGCCGTCCACGGGTCAGGCTACGACCACATCGACCTGGAGGCCGCCACACGCAACGGGGTGGTCGTCGTCCACAACCCCGAGGGGCCGGGGCCGGCGGTCGTCGAGCACACCGTCGGGATGATGGTGACGCTCCTGCGCGGGTGGCCCGACCGGCTGGAGCGAACGAGCGAGGGCGAGTGGTCCCGCGAGCCGGTGCTGGAGCTCGGCCAGCGCACCGTGGGGGTCGTCGGCCTGGGCTTCGTCGGCTCGCGGGTGGCGCGGGCGGTCTCGGAGACCTTCGGCGCGGACGTGCTCGGCTACGACCCCTACGTCACCGGGGACCTGGAGACCGGCCGGTGGCCCCGGGTGACCCAGGCCGAGATGGAGGCGGCGGGCGTCGACTTTGTCGGCCGCGAGGAACTGTTCGAGCGGGCGGAGCTGGTGACGCTGCATACCCCACTCACCGAGCGGACCGAGGGGATGGTCGGACCGGCCGAACTCGACGCGCTTGCCGGCGACTACCTCGTCAACACGGGCCGCGGGAAGGTCGTCGACCAGGCCGCGCTGCAGGAAGCGATGGCGGAAGACCTGCTGGCGGGCGTTGCGCTGGACGTGCTGGCGGAGGAACCCCCCGGCGAGGACGAACCCCTGCTGTCGCACCCGGACGTCCACGTCACGCCTCACATCGCCAGCGCGACCGACGGCTACCCGCCGCGTGCCGCCCGGGCCGGCGCCGAGAAGATCAAGGCCGTGCTCGCCGGGGAGCGGCCCGACACCGTCGTCAACCCCGACCTATAA
- the arsN2 gene encoding arsenic resistance N-acetyltransferase ArsN2, which yields MADLRLEPAGERQLDDVERLLAANGLPSADVRSGSAQFYVAAAGGGVVGTGGLELYGDAGLLRSVAVRESERESGIGTAICDGLEEIARAEGVEALYLLTTTAAGFFADRGYEETERSDTPPDIRETRQFEDLCPATAVCMRTRL from the coding sequence ATGGCCGACCTCCGGCTGGAACCGGCCGGCGAGCGCCAGCTCGACGACGTCGAACGGCTCCTCGCGGCGAACGGCCTCCCGTCGGCGGACGTGCGCTCCGGGTCCGCACAGTTCTACGTCGCAGCCGCGGGTGGCGGCGTCGTCGGAACCGGCGGGCTGGAGCTGTACGGCGACGCGGGACTGCTCCGGTCGGTCGCCGTCCGCGAGTCGGAGCGGGAATCAGGTATCGGCACGGCCATCTGCGATGGGCTGGAGGAGATAGCCCGCGCCGAGGGCGTGGAGGCGCTGTACCTGCTGACGACGACCGCGGCGGGCTTCTTCGCGGACCGCGGGTACGAGGAAACCGAGCGGTCGGATACGCCTCCGGACATCCGGGAGACGAGGCAGTTCGAGGACCTCTGTCCGGCGACGGCGGTCTGCATGCGAACGCGGCTCTGA
- a CDS encoding amidohydrolase family protein — MSHVVDVHSHWWAEDWIPEAYWEAMTDIIVREMEKGGRDPDRQRVREEYIPTYWDPTGEELLERMDEAGIDHQVVFGLDWGIPLGDPPLAVREYNRKVAEFTGDHDELTGFVTVDPRREFAVEHVRTALDDWGMSGLKLHPTSGFHLHDPETYRLLQLCDERDVPVLTDSGPIAAPLYSKYSHPTHVDEVVTDFPELDLVVAHISLGWWRDLLAVADVNVNTRMRVDISGWQGRAEEYPEEFARAVRRFVDALGADRVHWGTDDPAFDAAYPKEEWLEATRALADREDEHALTEAELEQVLGGGAAGLLGL; from the coding sequence ATGTCACACGTCGTCGACGTTCACTCCCACTGGTGGGCGGAGGACTGGATCCCGGAGGCGTACTGGGAGGCGATGACCGACATCATCGTCCGCGAGATGGAGAAGGGCGGCCGCGACCCCGACCGCCAGCGGGTCCGCGAGGAGTACATCCCCACCTACTGGGACCCGACCGGCGAGGAACTCCTGGAGCGGATGGACGAGGCAGGCATCGACCACCAGGTCGTCTTCGGACTCGACTGGGGGATCCCCCTGGGCGACCCGCCGCTTGCCGTCCGGGAGTACAACCGCAAGGTCGCGGAGTTCACCGGCGACCACGACGAGCTGACGGGCTTTGTCACTGTTGACCCGCGCCGGGAGTTCGCCGTCGAACACGTCCGGACGGCGCTGGACGACTGGGGAATGAGCGGCCTGAAACTCCACCCCACGTCGGGGTTTCACCTCCACGACCCCGAGACCTACCGCCTGCTCCAGCTCTGTGACGAGCGCGACGTGCCCGTCCTGACCGACTCCGGACCGATCGCCGCACCGCTGTACAGCAAGTACTCCCACCCGACACACGTCGACGAAGTCGTCACGGACTTCCCGGAGCTGGACCTCGTCGTTGCCCACATCTCGCTTGGCTGGTGGCGAGACCTGCTCGCGGTCGCGGACGTGAACGTGAACACCCGGATGCGCGTGGACATCTCGGGCTGGCAGGGCCGCGCCGAGGAGTACCCGGAGGAGTTCGCCCGGGCGGTCCGCCGCTTTGTCGATGCGCTGGGGGCCGACCGGGTCCACTGGGGGACCGACGACCCCGCTTTCGACGCCGCCTACCCCAAGGAGGAGTGGCTCGAGGCCACCCGCGCGCTGGCCGACCGCGAGGACGAACACGCGCTCACGGAGGCCGAACTCGAGCAGGTACTGGGTGGGGGTGCGGCCGGGTTGCTGGGGCTGTGA
- a CDS encoding 3-hydroxyacyl-CoA dehydrogenase: MVVDIDDIQEVAVIGSGQMGRGIGAVAALAGYDVAINDIDESQLEEAREQIQWSYEKAAENDPDVTEADTEAAFDRISFTTDQEEAVATADFVTEAAVEQQSVKEDIFETLDEVAPEEAILSTNTSGLNITRLAEVTDRPDQVVGTHWFNPPMLMDLVEVIMTEYAPTEVGDTAEALIDSFGKTPIRCKMDIPSFIVNRLMRPYGEGAAWMVYRGEHSMREVDSAMKYKEGFPMGPFELADYTGGIQIRVEGEGDHLEDDRPMAYDTEVCPILHQLYEKGRYGRKAGAGYYDYSDQDEPDIPVDAGQGFDTLLVWAPIVNEAAKMVENDVASVEDIDTGARLGGNWPMGPLEKADEVGLETVLAKLTEVASRHEDTNKLAETLPCDLLVEKAKNGETFY; the protein is encoded by the coding sequence ATGGTCGTAGACATCGACGACATCCAGGAGGTCGCAGTCATCGGCAGCGGACAGATGGGGCGCGGTATCGGCGCGGTCGCCGCGCTGGCCGGCTACGACGTCGCTATCAACGACATCGACGAGTCCCAGCTCGAGGAGGCCCGCGAGCAGATCCAGTGGTCCTACGAGAAAGCCGCCGAGAACGACCCCGACGTGACCGAGGCCGACACCGAGGCGGCCTTCGACCGGATCTCCTTCACCACCGACCAGGAGGAAGCGGTCGCGACCGCCGACTTCGTGACGGAGGCCGCCGTCGAGCAGCAGTCGGTCAAGGAGGACATCTTCGAGACGCTCGACGAGGTCGCTCCCGAAGAGGCGATCCTCTCGACGAACACCTCCGGGCTGAACATCACCCGGCTCGCGGAGGTCACCGACCGCCCCGACCAGGTCGTGGGCACCCACTGGTTCAACCCCCCGATGCTGATGGACCTGGTGGAGGTCATCATGACCGAGTACGCCCCCACGGAGGTCGGTGATACCGCCGAGGCGCTCATCGACTCCTTCGGCAAGACGCCGATCCGCTGCAAGATGGACATCCCCTCCTTTATCGTGAACCGGCTGATGCGCCCCTACGGCGAGGGGGCCGCCTGGATGGTCTACCGCGGCGAACACTCCATGCGGGAGGTCGACTCCGCGATGAAGTACAAGGAGGGGTTCCCGATGGGGCCCTTCGAGCTCGCGGACTACACCGGCGGCATCCAGATCCGCGTCGAGGGCGAGGGCGACCATTTGGAAGACGACCGCCCGATGGCATACGACACCGAAGTGTGTCCCATCCTCCACCAGCTCTACGAGAAGGGCCGCTACGGCCGGAAGGCCGGCGCCGGCTACTACGACTACAGCGACCAGGACGAGCCCGACATCCCCGTCGACGCCGGCCAGGGCTTCGACACGCTGCTGGTGTGGGCGCCCATCGTCAACGAGGCCGCGAAGATGGTCGAGAACGACGTCGCCAGCGTCGAGGACATCGACACCGGCGCCCGGCTGGGCGGCAACTGGCCGATGGGGCCCCTCGAGAAGGCCGACGAGGTCGGGCTGGAGACCGTGCTGGCGAAGCTGACCGAGGTGGCGAGCCGCCACGAGGACACCAACAAACTCGCCGAGACACTGCCCTGTGACCTGCTGGTCGAGAAGGCCAAAAACGGCGAGACCTTCTACTGA
- a CDS encoding thiolase family protein, which yields MNTPVIVEAVRTPQGKEDGVFADVRSEDLSIPLVDEMLARTGLTGEEVDDVVWGCAQQRDEQSTNIARQIAMFSELGEEVPGTTVDRQCASSAQAIIQAADQVRAGTRQAIVAGGVENMSRVKMGGGSGEMYPGLDERYGMENLPMGQTAEKVAEEFGVTREEQDEYAVRSHQRAHEATESGKFAEEIVPIDNGEEVIEKDQGIRPDSDMETLAGLPTVFREDGTVTPGNASQISDGAAGVLITSEALAEEHDLDILAEVGTHHVHGVDPTIMGIGPVPATEGLLERAGTEIDDYGLVELNEAFASQVIASKRELGIDDEILNVNGGAISIGHPLGCSGARLPVTLIHEMNREDVDRGIATECVGFGQGAAIEFKLPN from the coding sequence ATGAATACGCCAGTCATCGTAGAAGCGGTGCGAACGCCGCAAGGAAAGGAGGACGGAGTTTTCGCGGACGTGCGCAGCGAGGACCTGTCGATCCCGCTGGTCGACGAGATGCTCGCCCGGACGGGGCTCACCGGCGAGGAAGTCGACGACGTCGTCTGGGGCTGTGCCCAGCAGCGCGACGAGCAGTCGACCAACATCGCCCGCCAGATCGCCATGTTCTCCGAGCTCGGCGAGGAGGTTCCGGGGACGACGGTCGACCGCCAGTGTGCCTCCTCGGCGCAGGCGATCATCCAGGCCGCCGACCAGGTCCGCGCGGGCACCCGGCAGGCGATCGTCGCCGGCGGCGTCGAGAACATGAGCCGCGTGAAGATGGGCGGGGGCTCCGGCGAGATGTACCCCGGGCTCGACGAGCGCTACGGGATGGAGAACCTCCCGATGGGCCAGACCGCCGAGAAGGTCGCCGAGGAGTTCGGTGTCACCCGCGAGGAGCAGGACGAGTACGCCGTCCGCAGCCACCAGCGCGCCCACGAGGCCACCGAGAGCGGGAAGTTCGCCGAGGAGATCGTCCCGATCGACAACGGCGAGGAGGTCATCGAGAAAGACCAGGGGATCCGGCCCGACTCCGACATGGAGACGCTTGCGGGGCTGCCGACCGTCTTCCGCGAGGACGGCACGGTCACGCCCGGCAACGCCTCCCAGATCTCCGACGGCGCCGCCGGCGTCCTGATCACCAGTGAGGCGCTGGCCGAGGAGCACGACCTCGATATCCTGGCGGAGGTGGGCACCCACCACGTCCACGGCGTCGACCCCACCATCATGGGGATCGGCCCCGTCCCCGCGACCGAGGGGCTGCTCGAGCGCGCCGGCACCGAGATCGACGACTACGGGCTGGTCGAGCTCAACGAGGCCTTCGCGAGCCAGGTCATCGCCTCGAAGCGCGAACTCGGGATCGACGACGAGATCCTCAACGTCAACGGCGGCGCCATCTCGATCGGCCACCCGCTGGGCTGTTCGGGCGCGCGCCTGCCCGTGACGCTCATCCACGAGATGAACCGCGAGGACGTCGACCGCGGGATCGCCACGGAGTGTGTCGGCTTCGGCCAGGGCGCGGCCATCGAGTTCAAGCTGCCGAACTGA